A region of the Pricia mediterranea genome:
CCATTGTACATCTTTTCCGATTACATCGGCCTTGACAGTTTCGATATCGATACGCTGCACCTTTCCGCTGTCCTTAGAAGTGCAGGAAACCGCGGAGACGAACAAAAGTAAAATGATAAGGTCTTTCATGCGTTTAAATCGTTATAATTCCTTGGAAATTAACTAAAAAAATTGAGAATCCCGATAGCTATAGGGATAACCGCTCAGCGCTCCATCAAAAAGTTTAAACATCACCTTTGGTGAAGAAATTTTTAAAATTTGTCGATGCTCGCCTCGTATTCTTAATTTTTCGATCGAAAAACAATTCGTATTGGGTTTAGAGCGTAGTCGAACTAACGTATTCGGAAACGGGCACTTTCGATTTCCTTATAGCGCCAAAGCCTCCGATTACCTCGATGAGATTGTGAATGCCCCTGCTCTTTAAAATAGAAGCGGCGATCATACTTCGATAGCCTCCGGCACAGTGAACGAAAAAGGGTCGGTTTTCTGGAAAATCGGCCAAATGGTCGTTCAGAAGATCTAATGGGGTGTTCTTTGCAGCATGCACATGCTCGGATTGGAATTCACTTTTCTTTCTGACGTCGAAAATTGGGGCATCGTCTCCCTCAAGAACCTCGCCCAGGGCTTCGGCACTTGTTTGACTGACCGTATCGTATTCCATCGCTGCCTCTTTCCACGCCTTAAACCCTCCTTCAAGATATCCCAAAGTATTATCAAAACCGACCCGAGAAAGTCTTGTAACGGCCTCTTCCTCGCTTCCTTTTGGGGCGACCAAAAGAATAGGCTGCTCCACATTGGCGATTAGGGCACCGACCCACGGAGCGAAATCACCGTTCAGGCCGATAAAAATCGAACGGGGAACATGACCTTTGGCAAAATCGTTTTGATGGCGCACATCGAGTACGACGGCCCCGGTCTCGTTCGCAGCGGCTTCGAAGGCATCTGGCGAAAGGGAACGGGTACCCCGTTCCAATACTTCATTGAAATCATCGTACCCTTCTTTGTTCATTTTAACGTTCAGGGGAAAATACTGAGGAGGCGGCAATAGTCCGTCCGTAACTTCTTTTACAAACTCATCCTTAGTCATATCGGCGCGTAAAGCGTAGTTCATCTTTTTCTGGTTACCGAGCGTATCTACGGTTTCCTTCATCATATTTTTTCCGCAGGCCGAACCCGCTCCGTGCGCCGGATAGACGATGACATCGTCCGCCAGGGGCATGATTTTTTCACGTAGGCTGTCGTATAGAAGCCCTGCCAGGTCTTCTTGGGTAAGCACGCCCATTTTCTGGGCCAGATCCGGGCGGCCAACGTCACCGAGAAACAACGTATCACCACTAAAAATTGCGTGATCTTTCCCGTCTTCATCGCGAAGTAGATAGGTTGTGCTTTCCATTGTATGTCCGGGAGTATGTAAGGCGACGATAGTGATATTGCCGAGTTTGAACTCCTGGCCATCCTCTGCGATGACCGCATCAAAAGACGGTGCTGCATTGGGACCAT
Encoded here:
- a CDS encoding MBL fold metallo-hydrolase encodes the protein MKIEQIYTGCLAQGAYYIENGGEVAIIDPLREVKPYIDRAKADNAGITYIFETHFHADFVSGHVTLAKETGASIIYGPNAAPSFDAVIAEDGQEFKLGNITIVALHTPGHTMESTTYLLRDEDGKDHAIFSGDTLFLGDVGRPDLAQKMGVLTQEDLAGLLYDSLREKIMPLADDVIVYPAHGAGSACGKNMMKETVDTLGNQKKMNYALRADMTKDEFVKEVTDGLLPPPQYFPLNVKMNKEGYDDFNEVLERGTRSLSPDAFEAAANETGAVVLDVRHQNDFAKGHVPRSIFIGLNGDFAPWVGALIANVEQPILLVAPKGSEEEAVTRLSRVGFDNTLGYLEGGFKAWKEAAMEYDTVSQTSAEALGEVLEGDDAPIFDVRKKSEFQSEHVHAAKNTPLDLLNDHLADFPENRPFFVHCAGGYRSMIAASILKSRGIHNLIEVIGGFGAIRKSKVPVSEYVSSTTL